A window of the Nevskiales bacterium genome harbors these coding sequences:
- the mutM gene encoding bifunctional DNA-formamidopyrimidine glycosylase/DNA-(apurinic or apyrimidinic site) lyase — protein MPELPEVETTRRGVEPHVLGRRVTAVRVHDRRLRWPVPAALARELPGRRIERVERRAKYLLFRSGDRSLLIHLGMSGRLRVLPDTQPPQMHDHLDILLDGGQLLRLHDPRRFGCALWLTGDPQQHKLLKALGPEPFSEVFSGDYLFRRARERRVPVKNFLMDGRVVVGVGNIYASEALFRAGIHPLRAAGRVTRPRYAALAAAVREVLEEAIRQGGTTLRDYVGVDGGTGYFQLRLSVYDRAGQPCPRCGASIRQRVIGQRSSYYCPRCQR, from the coding sequence GCTCGGCCGTCGCGTCACCGCCGTGCGGGTGCATGACCGGCGCCTGCGCTGGCCGGTACCGGCCGCGCTGGCGCGCGAACTGCCCGGCCGCCGCATCGAGCGTGTGGAACGGCGCGCCAAGTACCTGCTATTCCGCAGCGGCGACCGGAGCCTGCTGATCCACCTCGGCATGTCCGGCCGGCTGCGTGTGCTGCCGGACACACAGCCGCCGCAGATGCACGATCATCTCGACATCCTGCTCGACGGCGGCCAGCTGCTGCGCCTGCACGACCCGCGCCGCTTCGGCTGCGCGCTGTGGCTGACGGGCGACCCGCAGCAGCACAAGCTGCTCAAAGCGCTCGGCCCGGAACCTTTCAGTGAGGTATTCTCGGGCGATTACCTCTTCCGGCGCGCCCGCGAGCGCCGCGTGCCGGTGAAGAATTTCCTGATGGATGGCCGCGTCGTGGTCGGCGTCGGCAACATCTACGCCTCCGAGGCACTGTTCCGCGCCGGCATCCACCCACTGCGAGCCGCCGGTCGTGTAACCCGCCCCCGCTACGCCGCGCTGGCCGCGGCGGTGCGTGAGGTACTCGAGGAAGCCATTCGTCAGGGCGGCACTACGCTGCGCGACTATGTGGGCGTGGACGGCGGCACGGGCTATTTCCAGCTACGGCTCAGCGTGTACGACCGCGCCGGACAGCCCTGCCCGCGCTGTGGCGCGTCCATCCGCCAGCGCGTGATCGGCCAGCGCTCGAGCTATTACTGCCCCCGCTGCCAGCGCTAG